GCAGCGTCGGATGCATGGAGAATGGGCGTCGCATAGAGCCAGATGTCGCCGGGCTCAGCCAGGCACGCGACTGTGCCGCAACGTTTGACGACGTCCTTTACGTCTTCCTCTGGAATCCGTCCAAGCTTGTGGGAACCGGGTGCGATCAAGAGGGGCGCGTTGCTGGACGGGACCGGATCGAGATGCACTCGCAACGTCACCATGCCTGACAACAGCGCAAATGGCGGCTCGACGTGCTGCATGCCGCTCTTGACGCTCCAGGTCTCAAAGCCGTCGACCGGGACGCGCGCCTTCACCGCGATGGTGCGATCCTGATGCCAGCCCAGGGCCCAGTTCGTGGCGGCAGTCTTGTCGAACAAGATGGCCCTGACCGGACGGCAGGCTTCTCCCAGCACGGACGCGGCACAGTGTCCGATATCTCCGCTCGCGGCCAGGAACGGCGGAAGACCCTTTACGCCTCTCAGCCTCAGCCCGGCGTGATCAGGCGGCAGATCGGACAGGATTTCCTCAAGCTGGTGCAATCGATCGGATTTCAGCGCCTGCCGGAACAGCTGCGCGCCGTCCGCCGGAAGGGTGAGATGTTGAACGGCCAAAGTCGTACCAACAACTCAGCCCGCCCCATTCCGCTTCAAGATCATCTCCATCGCCTCGGCAAATCCGTCCTGCTCGTTGCTCGCGGTGACGTGCGTCGCCTGGTCCTTGACGTTGTCCGCGGCATTGCCCATGGCGATCGACATGCCGCTGACACGGAACATCGCGAGGTCGTTCTGCATGTCGCCGATGGTGGCGACCGAGTCGGTGGTAATGCCGAGGCGCTTGGCCATGGCCTCGACGAACGTGCCCTTGTTGAAGCCGGGCGGGGTGATGTCGAGATAATAGGTCTGCGAGCGCACCGCGGTCGCCGCGCTGCCGAGCGCGCCCTGCATGACTTTCTCGCAAGCCTCCAGGCGCGCGGCATCTGCACTGGCGCCGACGATCTTGCAGGCACTCGCAAGGTACGGCGAAAAGTCCGTCACGATGGTCGGATCGGAGCGGATGGTGTGCCGCTCATGCGCGACGTATTTGCCGCTTGGGTTGTCGATCAGCCATTTGTCGGTGGTGAAGAGCCAGACGTCGGCGCCGAACTCGCGCAGGATTTGGAGGGACCGCTCGGCCGCGCTCGCCGGGATCAGGTGCTGCTCGACGGCTCTCATCTCGGGATCGACGATCGAGGAGCCGTTGAACGGACCGACCGGAAGCCAGAGCGACAGCGGCTCGATCAAAAAGCGCATGCCGATCGCGGGGCGGCTGGAGGTGATGGTGAAGCCGATGCCGGCCTGATGCAGCCGCTGAACGGCGGACCTCGCTCGCTCCGTCAGCGTCTTGTCCTTGGTCAGGAGCGTGCCGTCGACGTCGGAGACGACCAGCGAGATCTTCGTCATGGCAGGACCTCAAGGCTCAGTTTTCAGATTTCGGTTTTCTTGCTCAGCGCTTCGCCCCGCTCAGCTTCAGCTGCCGCACCACGCCGTCCACGATCGCCTCGACGGATTCGTCGATCGACACGGTGATGACGTGCTCGCCCGCTTCCGGTGGCTCCAGGGTGTCGAACTGGCTCTTCAACAGCCCGGGTGGCATGAAATGGCCTTTGCGGTTTGCGAGCCGCTCCGCGATCAGTTCCTTGGTACCCTTCAGGAAGACGAAGCGGACGTCGTCGCGTCCGCGCAGCAGCACGTCGCGATAGGTGTGTTTCAGCGCCGAGCAGGCGATGATGACATGCTCGCCGCGCTCGCAGACCCGCCCGATCTCGTCGGCAATGGCGTTGAGCCAGGGCCAGCGGTCCTCGTCGGTGAGCGGCTGCCCGGCCCGCATCTTTTCGACATTGCTGGCGGGATGAAAGCTGTCGCCGTCCTCGAAGCGCCAGCCGAGGCGCTGGCCGAGCGCTTCGGCGATCGTGCTCTTGCCCGAGCCCGACACGCCCATCACGATCAATGCACAAGGTGCTTCAACGCGGCCCACGAAATCCCTCCGGAAGCGCGGCCTGGTCGACCAGCCAGACGGTCTCACCATTCGAGCGCGCGCGTGATGCCGGCAGAGTCTCGCCATTGAGGAGGCGCGTCAAGATCGGCTGCTTGTCGTGCCCGGCGATCTCGAACAGCATTTCGTGGCAGGATGCCAGGACGGGCAAAGTGAGCGAGACCCGCGGCACGAAGGGCGCGACATTGGCCTTGGGAACGCCAATGACCCAGCGGGTAGTCTCCTCGATCTCGGGGTAGCCCGGAAAAAGCGAAGCTGTGTGGCCGTCCGGGCCGACGCCCATCAGGACGATGTCGAACAGCGGCCGGGATGGATCGAGGCTTTCAGCGCCGTAGAAGCCTTGCAACGTGCGCGCATAGGCTTGCGCGCTTGCCTCCGGACTGTCGGCTGCCGTCGGAATCGGGTGGATATGGCCTGCGGGCGCATTGCGATCGAGGAAGGTCGCGCGCGCCACCGCCATGTTGTTGAGGGGATCGCTTTCGGGGACGAAGCGCTCGTCGCCGATGAACCAATGCACGCGGTCCCACGGGATTCTCTCGCGCCAAGTGTCGCTGCCGAGCAATTGATAGAGCTTCTTCGGGCTGGAGCCGCCGGTCAGGCAGATCGCGATGCGCGAGGAGTTGGCGGCGATCCGCGCCATCACCCGTTCGGCCGCGGCCTGAGCCAGGGCCTCTACATCCGCCGCGACGATTAGCTTCGGCTGGTCGGCGGCCGTCATCACGAGTATTTCCGCCAGCTTCGTCCGTCGCGCCGAAGCAATTCGTCGGCGCAGGCCGGCCCATCGCTGCCGGCTTCATAGGTTTCGACGCCGTTGGTGCCTGCGCCTTTCCAGGCGTCCAGGAACGGCTGCACCGCCTGCCAGCCTGCCTCGATACCGTCGGCGCGCTGGAAAAGGATGTTGTCGCCGATCATGCAGTCGTAGATCAGCGTTTCGTAGCCGGTCGAGGGGTCAGCGCGGAAATAATCGCCGTACTTGAATTTCATCTCGACGCCGTCGATGGTGATGCTCGGCCCCGGGATTTTTGCGTTGAACTGAAGTTCGATCGTCTCGGTCGGTGCGATGCCGATGGTCAAGAAGTTCTGCGACAGGCGATCGATGTCCGTGCCTGAAAACATCGACAGCGGCGCCTGCTTGAACTTGATCGCCACTTCCGTCCGCTTGTGGCCGAGCGCCTTGCCGGTACGCAGATAAAAGGGAACGCCGGCCCAGCGCCAGTTGTCGATCATCAGCTTGAGTGCGACAAAAGTCTCGGTCGTGCTGCCGGGCTTGACCTCTTCGGTCTTGCGATAATCCGGGATCTCCTCGTCGCCGACACGGCCTGCCAGATACTGCGCTCGGACCGAATTTCTCAGCGCCTCTTCCCGGCTTGGCCGCTGGATCGCGGTGAGCACGTCGGCCTTCTCGGAGCGCACCGAATGCGCGTCGAACCGCGCCGGCGGCTCCATCGCGACCAGCGACATCAGCTGGAATAGATGGTTCGGCACCATGTCGCGCAACGCGCCGGTAGCGTCGTAGAAGCCGCCGCGATGGCCGACGCCGAGCTTCTCCTCTACCGTGATCTGGATGTGGTCGATGTGGTTGCGATTCCAGATCGGCTCGAACATGCCGTTGGCAAAGCGCAGCACCAGGATGTTCTGCACCGTCTCCTTGCCGAGATAATGATCGATCCGGTAGATCTGGTGCTCCTCCATGATCTTCAGCAGCTCGGCATTCAGCGCGCGCGCCGAGGCGAGATCGGTGCCGAACGGTTTCTCGATCACGAGACGACGCCAGGCGCCGTTCTCCTTCATCATGCCGGTGCGGCCGAGCTCGCGTGCGGTCGGCGCGAATGCGGCGGGCGGCGTGGCCAGGTAGAACAGCCGGTTGCCGCCGGTGTCCTGCGCGCATTCCAGCGAATCCAGATGCTCGCGCAGGCGATCAAAGGAGGGCGGATCCTTTGCGTCCGCCTCGACGAAGGTGACGCATTCCAGCAGCTTCCTGGCAATGTCGTCGTCGACGGGGCGGGTTGCAAACTGACGCAGGCCCTTCAACAGACTGTCGCGCAGCTCGTCGTCCGACTGGCCCCTGCGCGCTACGCCGACGACGCAGAACTTTTCCGGCAACAGGTGTTCGGCCGCCAGATTGTAGAGCGAAGGCATCACCAAGCGGTGAGTGAGGTCGCCTGTAACGCCAAAGATGACGAAGGCGCAATTTTCCGGCTTGCGCTTTGATTGCGGGTCTTTTGTCACGAACTGTCGGCCTTCGCTTTGTTACGCTTAGCTTTGTCAGCTCATTTGGGCTTAGAAGCGCCCGGCTGCTTCGGCTCCTTGTGGCCGCCGAACCCCGCGCGCATCGCGGAGAGAATTTTCTCGGCAAAGGTGTGTTCCTTGCGGGAACGGAAACGTGTGTAGAGCGCGGCCGTCAACACTTCGGCCGGCACGGCCTCGTCGATCGCCGCGTTCACGGTCCAGCGCCCTTCGCCGGAATCCTCCACGAAGCCGGAATATTCCGCGAGCTGCGGGCTGTCGGCGAGCGCGTTGGAGGTGAGGTCGAGCAGCCAGGACGGGATCACGCTGCCGCGCCGCCACACTTCGGCGATGTCGGCGAGATCGAAATCGTAGCGGTGGTCCGCGGGCAATGCGTCGATGTTCGCATTCTTGAGGATGTCGAAACCTTCGGCATAGGCCTGCATCAGGCCGTATTCGATGCCGTTGTGGATCATCTTGACGAAATGCCCGGCCCCGACCGGGCCGGCATGGATGTAGCCCTGCTCGATGCGGGGATCGCGGCCCTCGCGACCCTCGGTGCGCGGAATGTCGCCGGCGCCGGGCGCCAGTGCCGCAAAGATCGGATCGAGCCGGTCCACCACCTGCTTCTCGCCGCCGATCATCATGCAATAGCCGCGCTCGAGCCCCCAGACGCCGCCGGACGTGCCGACGTCGACATAGTGGATGCCGCGCTCCTTCAACGCCTTGCCGCGCCGGACGTCGTCCTGCCAGAAGGTGTTGCCGCCGTCGATGATGACGTCGCCCGCCTGCATCACGCCCGCGATGGTCTCGATCGTGGTCTCGGTGATGCGCCCCGCCGGCAGCATCACCCAGGCGGTGCGCGGCCGCTCGAGCTTCGAGATGAACTCTTCGAGCGTCGCCGAGCCAACCGCGCCGTCTGCGGCAAGGCCGGCGACGGCCTTGGCGTCCTTGTCATAGACCACGGTCGAATGTCCGTGACGCATCAGGCGGCGAACGATGTTGCCGCCCATCCGGCCGAGGCCGATCATGCCGAGCTGCATGTGAGAGATTCCCTTAGTTCAGCGCGTCGTTGAGCGCTGCATTGAGCGCGGCGAGACCTTTCTTGACCCCGCCCTTCAGATGCACGCGCAGCGCACGCCGGCCACGTTCGGTGAGCACGTCGAAATCGCCGCGCGCCTGCGCCGCCTTGATCACGCCGAAGCTGGCCTTCTGACCCGGCACGGGAAGGTCCTTGCCGTCGTCGGCGGTGATCTGGAGGAACACGCCGCTGTCGGGCCCGCCCTTGTAGGCTTGTCCGGTCGAGTGCAGGAAGCGCGGGCCGAACTCGGCGCAGGTGGCGACATGCCGCTTCTCGCGCACCTCGAGCCGCATGGCCTGAAGCGCGTCGATCGTGGCCTTGTCGCGCTCGACGTAGCCGAGCAGGGCGACATAGTCGCCATCGCCCGAGCGCGACAGATGCGCCTTCAGCCAGGAGGTGAGGTCGCCATTGGCGCCCGCGGCGCGCAGTGCCGTGGCGTTGGCCTCGTCGGTGTAGAGATCGGCGTCCTTGGTGCTGACCACCGGCTGCTCTTCCGGCAGCGCGCCGGTCTTCTCGAAGGCGGAGGTGAGCTCGCGGGTCTTGATCTTGGCCGCTTCCACGTCCGGCTGGTCGAACGGGTTGATGCCGAGGATGCTGCCGGCCACGGCCGTCGCCATCTCGAAGCGGAAGAACTCCTGACCGAGATGCTCGATCGACTTCATGACGATACGCACCACGGGATGGCCGGCCGCCTCGATGGCGGCAAGCTGGGAGTCGTGGGCCGCATCCGCCTCGCCCTCGATGCGGATGTCGATGAAGAAGCGATCGTTGCCGTAGACGGAAGGGTCGCCCAGCGGCTCGCCCTCGATCGGGATAAGGCCCTTGCCCTCTTTGCCGGTGGATTCCGCGATGAGCTGCTCGGCCCAGGCGCCGAAATCGGCGATCTTCTTCGAGGCCAGGATCGTCACCTTGTCCCGGCCTTCCAGGCCGGCGAGGCCCATGGCAAGTCCGAGCTGCACGCCGGGGTTTTCGGACGGCGGCACGTCCGGCCCGCAGGAGCGGGCCATCGCCAGTGCGTGCTTGATGAAGGTCTTGACGTCGATGCCCGCGGTCGCCGCCGGCACGAGGCCGAACGGCGACAGCACGGAGTAGCGTCCGCCGATCGAGGGCTCGCCGTGGAAAATGCGGGCGTAGTTCAGCTTCTTCGCCGCCTTCTCCAGCGATGAGCCGGGATCGGTTACCGCGATGAAGCGATGGCCGGTCTTCACCTTGGTGCCGACCGCCTTGGCGACCTGCGCATGGAAATAGTCCTTCATCGCATTCGGCTCGGTGGTGCCGCCGGATTTGCTGGAGACGATGAAGACGGTGTTGGCGATGTCGATCCGGGCCTCCATCGCCCGCACCTGCGCCGGATCGGTGGAATCAAGCACATGCAATTTCGGGAAGCCGGGCTTCTTGCCAAAGGTTTCGGCCAGCACCTCTGGCCCGAGGCTGGATCCGCCCATGCCGAGCACGACGGCATCGGAGAATTTTTGGCCTTTCACGCGGCCGGCATAGTCCTCATAGTCGGCGATGTCGGCCTTGGCCGCGCTGTCGAGCCAGCCCAGCCATTTGTCCTCGTCCGCGCCGGTCCAGACCGATTTGTCGCGCTGCCACAGCCTGCGGATCTTTGCGGCCGCCCGCCATTCCTCGGTGCTCTTGGCCACCGCCTTGCCGAGCCCATCGCCGAGCGAGAGAGACTGGCGGTCGAGCGCAGGGCCTAGCACGGTGGCACGCTTGTGAGCGACGGCGCCATAGAGCTTGTCGGCGGCGTCGGCGAACAGTTTTACGCCGTCCTTGACCAGCTCCTCGGTGATCGCATCGAGCGAGATGCCCGAGCGATCTAGCTCCTCCAGCACGCGCTGCGCATCCTCGATATTCTCTTCCAGGCTGTCGCGCGGCTTGCCGTGGTCGCGGAAGGCGTCGAGCGTCGCCGGCGGCACGGTGTTGACGGTGTCGGGGCCGATCAGCTCCTCGACATAGAGGACGTCGCTGTAGTCCTTGTTCTTGGTGCCGGTGGACGCCCACAGCATGCGCTGCGGCTTGGCCCCCTTGGCGGCGAGCTTCTCCCAGCGCGGTCCTGAGAACAGGCGCTTGTAGTCCTGATAGGCGAGCTTGGCATTGGCGATCGCAACCTTGCCCTTGAGCGCGGCAAGCCGCTCCTTTTCGGATGGGTCGTTGGCGCGGGCGATCTTCTCGTCGAGCTGCTTGTCGACGACCGAGTCGATGCGGCTGACGAAGAAGCTCGCGACGCTCGCCACATGCGAGGGATCGCCGCCCCCGGCGACGTATTTTTCGAGCCCGGCGATGTAGGCCTCGGCGACCTGGAGATAGACGTCCTTGGAAAACAGCAGCGTGATGTTGATGCTGATGCCGTCGCCGATCAGCTGCTCGATCGCCGGCAGGCCCTCCGGCGTCGCCGGCACCTTCACCATCAGGTTCTTGCGACCAACGTCCTTCCAGAGCCGCCGTGCTTCGGCGACCGTGCCTGATGTGTCCATCGCGAGATAAGGCGAGACTTCCAGGCTGACATAACCGTCGCCGCCCTTGAGGCGGTCATAGACGGGGCGCAGCACGTCTGCGGCACTCTGGATGTCCTCGATCGCGACCGCCTCGAACAACTCTGCCACGGTCCGGTCGCCGCGCTTCAGCGCCTTGCCGATCGGCGCGTCGTATTCGTCCGAACTGCCGATCGCCTTCTCGAAGATCGAGGGATTGGAGGTGACGCCCTTGACGCCGTCCGTATCGATCAGCCGCTTCAAATCGCCATTAGCGATGAAGCCCCGGGCGAGGAAGTCCAGCCAGACGGCTTGTCCGTGCTTTTCCAGTTCTTTGACGGGATTCATGATGTTTATTGTCTCCAAGCCTGCGGGCGAGGGGTTTCCGCGCCGGTCCTGACGCGCTATCCTGTAGCCTACATGCTTCCTTGTGGGAACCAATCAAGGGCATGGGCGTCATACCCTGCGGGGCAACTCCGTCGCGATCATGGCGATCCAGGCGGCTTTGCCTAACTGGGAGGGTAGCGTTCGTCATTCCGTTAGTATCGGCGATCGTCGCAGCGGCAACGGTCGCGTCGGCAACGAATGACTGCTGTACGACCTGACAGAGGAAGTTTTGACCGAGCCGTGACGCAAGTCGCAGGAGGATCCTGCTGACGCCGTCCTGCGGCGGCAGAGCCGAGCGTGTCGCGTCATGCGCGGGGCGTCGTATGGTTCGTTTGTCGCAGGGCTTGGCGGCCGATTTCGATGCATCGCTGCGCTTGCCATGATCGTCGCACCGTCGGCGGTCTGCGCACTGCATTGCAGCAGGAAGATGAACGAGCGCTCAAGGCTTCGCCGTACTAGCGTCATAAGATCGCCGCCGGCAGATCGCTATGCTGCAGCGCCGGATGAACGCATCCCCGGTAATGCCCGGATGTTGCGAGCGAGTGACATTTTCTGGAAATGAGCCAATATGGATGTAGATTCGCTCAAATTACAGGCATGTGCCTGTTCGTAACTCAACGAGTGCCTACGTTGTGCGTTGCGTCGAGCCGGCACCAAGGTGTCCAATGATCGTCATGTGCTCACGCTGATTCGAAACGGCCTGAGGAACGGTCCGGTAACTGCTTTCGTTTCAGCTTGTAGCGGAACTTCACGCGGAGAGGGATCATGTACAACGATTCTCTATTCAACGCTTTCGCTCGGTCGTTCGAGGCGAGAAGCCAGCACGACATGTCGATGGCGGAATATCTGGAATCGTGTCGAAGCGATCCCATGAAATACGCGAACGCGGCCGAACGACTGCTAGCTGCCATCGGTGACCCCCAGACGATTGACACGGCCAAGGATACCCGCCTTGGCCGTATTTTTTTGAACCGCACGATCCGTACCTATCCGGCCTTCGCCGGCTTCTACGGCATGGAAGAAACCATCGAGCGCATCGTCGGCTTCTTCCGTCACGCAGCTCAAGGTCTCGAAGAGCGCAAGCAGATTCTCTATCTGCTCGGCCCGGTCGGCGGCGGCAAATCCTCGCTCGCCGAGCGGTTGAAGTCGCTGATGGAAGTGCATCCGATCTACGTGCTGAAGGCCGGCGACGAACTCTCGCCCGTGTTCGAGAGCCCTCTCAGCCTGTTCGATCCCGATCATCTCGGCCCGATGCTGGAAGAGAAGTACGGCATTCCGCGCCGCCGCCTCACCGGCCTGATGAGTCCGTGGTGCTACAAGCGGCTCGAAGCCTTCGGCGGCGATATTTCCCAGTTCCGGGTCGCAAAAATCCAGCCGTCGCGGCTACGCCAGATCGCGATCTCCAAGACCGAGCCAGGTGACGAGAACAACCAGGACATCTCCTCGCTGGTGGGCAAGGTCGACATCCGCAAGCTCGAGACCTACGCGCAGAACGATCCCGACGCCTACAGCTATTCCGGCGGCCTCAATCGCGCCAATCAGGGCGTGCTCGAGTTCGTCGAGATGTTCAAGGCGCCGATCAAGATGCTGCATCCGCTGCTCACTGCGACGCAGGAAGGCAACTACATCGGCACCGAGAACATCGGCGCGATTCCCTTCACCGGCGTCATCCTCGCGCACTCCAACGAGGCCGAATGGGCGAGCTTCAAGGCAAACAAGAACAACGAAGCCTTCATCGACCGCATCTGCGTGATCAAGGTGCCGTACTGCCTGCGCGTCACCGAGGAGCAGAAGATCTACGAGAAGCTGATCCAGGGCTCCGAGCTCGCGGCCGCGCCTTGCGCGCCCTCGACGCTGGAGACGCTGGCGCGGTTCTCGGTGATGTCGCGCCTGCGCAAGCACGAGAATTCCACGCTGTTCGGCAAGATGCGGGTCTATGACGGCGAGAGCCTGAAGGAGTCGGATCCGAAGGCGCGCAGCGTCCAGGAATATCGCGACGCCGCCGGCGTCGACGAGGGCATGGACGGCGTCTCCACCCGTTTCGCCTTCAAGATCCTGGCTGCGACCTTCAACCACGATCCGCAGGAGGTCGCCGCCGACGCCGTGCACCTGATGTACGCGCTGGAGCAGGCGATCCGCCGCGAGCAGCTTCCGGAGGAGACCGAGAAACGTTACCTCGAATTCATCAAGGCAGAGCTCGCGCCGCGCTATGCCGAGTTCATCGGCAACGAGATCCAGAAGGCCTATCTCGAATCCTACTCGGATTACGGCCAGAACCTGTTCGACCGCTACGTCGATTATGCCGACGCCTGGATCGAGGATCAGGATTTCAAGGATCCCGACACCGGCCAGCTGCTGGATCGCGAGCTTTTGAACCAGGAGTTGACGAAAATCGAGAAGCCGGCGGGCATCGCCAACCCCAAGGACTTCCGCAACGAGGTCGTCAAATTCTCGTTACGCTCGCGGGCCCAGAACGGCGGCAAGAATCCGACCTGGACCTCTTACGAGAAGATTCGCGACGTGATTGAAAAGAGGATATTCTCCCAGGTCGAGGACCTGCTTCCGGTCATCTCGTTCGGGTCGAAGAAGGACGGCGAGACGGAGAAGAAGCACGGTGAGTTCGTTGCACGCATGGTGGAGCGCGGCTACACCGAGCGTCAGGTTCGCCGGCTCGTCGAATGGTACATGCGCGTGAAGCAGGCCGGTTGAGGCGGGATGGGAGGCGAATGGTCAAGTGCCCACTCACATCATTGACAGGCGCCTGAATCCAGGCGGCAAGAGTCTTGAGAACCGGCAGCGGTTCTTGCGTCGGGCCAAGTCCCTGGTGCAGGGCGCCGTCAAGAAGACCTCGCAGGAACGCGACATCAAGGACGTCCTGGAGGGTGGTGAG
This genomic stretch from Bradyrhizobium daqingense harbors:
- a CDS encoding phytanoyl-CoA dioxygenase family protein, which codes for MAVQHLTLPADGAQLFRQALKSDRLHQLEEILSDLPPDHAGLRLRGVKGLPPFLAASGDIGHCAASVLGEACRPVRAILFDKTAATNWALGWHQDRTIAVKARVPVDGFETWSVKSGMQHVEPPFALLSGMVTLRVHLDPVPSSNAPLLIAPGSHKLGRIPEEDVKDVVKRCGTVACLAEPGDIWLYATPILHASDAAIKPMHRRVLQVDFAVGKLPGGLEWFGV
- a CDS encoding gluconokinase, with protein sequence MGRVEAPCALIVMGVSGSGKSTIAEALGQRLGWRFEDGDSFHPASNVEKMRAGQPLTDEDRWPWLNAIADEIGRVCERGEHVIIACSALKHTYRDVLLRGRDDVRFVFLKGTKELIAERLANRKGHFMPPGLLKSQFDTLEPPEAGEHVITVSIDESVEAIVDGVVRQLKLSGAKR
- a CDS encoding HAD family hydrolase, whose protein sequence is MTKISLVVSDVDGTLLTKDKTLTERARSAVQRLHQAGIGFTITSSRPAIGMRFLIEPLSLWLPVGPFNGSSIVDPEMRAVEQHLIPASAAERSLQILREFGADVWLFTTDKWLIDNPSGKYVAHERHTIRSDPTIVTDFSPYLASACKIVGASADAARLEACEKVMQGALGSAATAVRSQTYYLDITPPGFNKGTFVEAMAKRLGITTDSVATIGDMQNDLAMFRVSGMSIAMGNAADNVKDQATHVTASNEQDGFAEAMEMILKRNGAG
- the pgl gene encoding 6-phosphogluconolactonase; the protein is MTAADQPKLIVAADVEALAQAAAERVMARIAANSSRIAICLTGGSSPKKLYQLLGSDTWRERIPWDRVHWFIGDERFVPESDPLNNMAVARATFLDRNAPAGHIHPIPTAADSPEASAQAYARTLQGFYGAESLDPSRPLFDIVLMGVGPDGHTASLFPGYPEIEETTRWVIGVPKANVAPFVPRVSLTLPVLASCHEMLFEIAGHDKQPILTRLLNGETLPASRARSNGETVWLVDQAALPEGFRGPR
- the zwf gene encoding glucose-6-phosphate dehydrogenase; this translates as MTKDPQSKRKPENCAFVIFGVTGDLTHRLVMPSLYNLAAEHLLPEKFCVVGVARRGQSDDELRDSLLKGLRQFATRPVDDDIARKLLECVTFVEADAKDPPSFDRLREHLDSLECAQDTGGNRLFYLATPPAAFAPTARELGRTGMMKENGAWRRLVIEKPFGTDLASARALNAELLKIMEEHQIYRIDHYLGKETVQNILVLRFANGMFEPIWNRNHIDHIQITVEEKLGVGHRGGFYDATGALRDMVPNHLFQLMSLVAMEPPARFDAHSVRSEKADVLTAIQRPSREEALRNSVRAQYLAGRVGDEEIPDYRKTEEVKPGSTTETFVALKLMIDNWRWAGVPFYLRTGKALGHKRTEVAIKFKQAPLSMFSGTDIDRLSQNFLTIGIAPTETIELQFNAKIPGPSITIDGVEMKFKYGDYFRADPSTGYETLIYDCMIGDNILFQRADGIEAGWQAVQPFLDAWKGAGTNGVETYEAGSDGPACADELLRRDGRSWRKYS
- the gnd gene encoding phosphogluconate dehydrogenase (NAD(+)-dependent, decarboxylating), whose amino-acid sequence is MQLGMIGLGRMGGNIVRRLMRHGHSTVVYDKDAKAVAGLAADGAVGSATLEEFISKLERPRTAWVMLPAGRITETTIETIAGVMQAGDVIIDGGNTFWQDDVRRGKALKERGIHYVDVGTSGGVWGLERGYCMMIGGEKQVVDRLDPIFAALAPGAGDIPRTEGREGRDPRIEQGYIHAGPVGAGHFVKMIHNGIEYGLMQAYAEGFDILKNANIDALPADHRYDFDLADIAEVWRRGSVIPSWLLDLTSNALADSPQLAEYSGFVEDSGEGRWTVNAAIDEAVPAEVLTAALYTRFRSRKEHTFAEKILSAMRAGFGGHKEPKQPGASKPK
- a CDS encoding bifunctional transaldolase/phosoglucose isomerase — protein: MNPVKELEKHGQAVWLDFLARGFIANGDLKRLIDTDGVKGVTSNPSIFEKAIGSSDEYDAPIGKALKRGDRTVAELFEAVAIEDIQSAADVLRPVYDRLKGGDGYVSLEVSPYLAMDTSGTVAEARRLWKDVGRKNLMVKVPATPEGLPAIEQLIGDGISINITLLFSKDVYLQVAEAYIAGLEKYVAGGGDPSHVASVASFFVSRIDSVVDKQLDEKIARANDPSEKERLAALKGKVAIANAKLAYQDYKRLFSGPRWEKLAAKGAKPQRMLWASTGTKNKDYSDVLYVEELIGPDTVNTVPPATLDAFRDHGKPRDSLEENIEDAQRVLEELDRSGISLDAITEELVKDGVKLFADAADKLYGAVAHKRATVLGPALDRQSLSLGDGLGKAVAKSTEEWRAAAKIRRLWQRDKSVWTGADEDKWLGWLDSAAKADIADYEDYAGRVKGQKFSDAVVLGMGGSSLGPEVLAETFGKKPGFPKLHVLDSTDPAQVRAMEARIDIANTVFIVSSKSGGTTEPNAMKDYFHAQVAKAVGTKVKTGHRFIAVTDPGSSLEKAAKKLNYARIFHGEPSIGGRYSVLSPFGLVPAATAGIDVKTFIKHALAMARSCGPDVPPSENPGVQLGLAMGLAGLEGRDKVTILASKKIADFGAWAEQLIAESTGKEGKGLIPIEGEPLGDPSVYGNDRFFIDIRIEGEADAAHDSQLAAIEAAGHPVVRIVMKSIEHLGQEFFRFEMATAVAGSILGINPFDQPDVEAAKIKTRELTSAFEKTGALPEEQPVVSTKDADLYTDEANATALRAAGANGDLTSWLKAHLSRSGDGDYVALLGYVERDKATIDALQAMRLEVREKRHVATCAEFGPRFLHSTGQAYKGGPDSGVFLQITADDGKDLPVPGQKASFGVIKAAQARGDFDVLTERGRRALRVHLKGGVKKGLAALNAALNDALN
- a CDS encoding PrkA family serine protein kinase — its product is MYNDSLFNAFARSFEARSQHDMSMAEYLESCRSDPMKYANAAERLLAAIGDPQTIDTAKDTRLGRIFLNRTIRTYPAFAGFYGMEETIERIVGFFRHAAQGLEERKQILYLLGPVGGGKSSLAERLKSLMEVHPIYVLKAGDELSPVFESPLSLFDPDHLGPMLEEKYGIPRRRLTGLMSPWCYKRLEAFGGDISQFRVAKIQPSRLRQIAISKTEPGDENNQDISSLVGKVDIRKLETYAQNDPDAYSYSGGLNRANQGVLEFVEMFKAPIKMLHPLLTATQEGNYIGTENIGAIPFTGVILAHSNEAEWASFKANKNNEAFIDRICVIKVPYCLRVTEEQKIYEKLIQGSELAAAPCAPSTLETLARFSVMSRLRKHENSTLFGKMRVYDGESLKESDPKARSVQEYRDAAGVDEGMDGVSTRFAFKILAATFNHDPQEVAADAVHLMYALEQAIRREQLPEETEKRYLEFIKAELAPRYAEFIGNEIQKAYLESYSDYGQNLFDRYVDYADAWIEDQDFKDPDTGQLLDRELLNQELTKIEKPAGIANPKDFRNEVVKFSLRSRAQNGGKNPTWTSYEKIRDVIEKRIFSQVEDLLPVISFGSKKDGETEKKHGEFVARMVERGYTERQVRRLVEWYMRVKQAG